The Pelodiscus sinensis isolate JC-2024 chromosome 24, ASM4963464v1, whole genome shotgun sequence genomic interval TCAACGCCTTGCGGGGGCTGCGTGCTGGTGATGAAGGTGCTGCTGAAACTGGGATGCTAGAGACCGTGACGGAGACAATGGCTTATCGAGACCCTGTCCTGCCAGGCGTCACCCTCTGGGACCTGCCAGGGgcgggcacatcccatttccctCTGAACACCTACTGTGAGCAGCTCAGTTTGGGCCGATTCGATTTCTTCCTCCTCGTCGGCTCCCAGCGTTTCCGCGCCGCACACGCCCAGCTGGCCCGCGAGATCCAGGGCATGGGCAAGAGGTTCTACTTTGTGCGCTCCAAAGCCGACATGGACCTGGAGGCTTCCCGGCGGCAGCGTCCCTCCAGCTACAGCGAGGAGCGGATCCTGCAGGAGATCCGGGAGGACtgccggaggggcctggccgctGAAGGAGTGGGCCACCCGCAGGTTTTTGTCGTGTCCTCCTGGGAACCCGACAGCTACGACTTTCCCCTCCTGCGGCAGACGCTGCAGAAGGACCTGCCGGGCCTGAAGAGACTCGccttcctgctcagcctgccgGCCGTCGCCTCCCCCATCATCATCCGGAACAAAGCCGCCCTGGAGGGGGAAATTTGGaaaccagcccttctctcctgtcTCCTCGCTGCCATTCCTCTCCCAGGCCTCGCTTTCTTGGGCACCTTCTTCATCTTCTGGAAGCACCTGCTCCGCTACTACAGCCGCTTCGGGGTGGACAACAGGTCCCTCTCCGCACTCGCCCGGCAGGTTGGGAAACCGGTGGAGGAGCTGAAGGCTGTGATGTCCACCTTGGGACCGACCCCCATGATGGCCCTGAGACTGCTGGTGGATACGGTGGGATTCACAGTGATGGTACAAGAGTGTTCGTGGAAGCGTCTCCCCATCTTCGGGGCCATGGTGTCCGGAGGGGCGGCGCTGCTCGCCACTTACTTCATGCTGTGGAAGGGCTTGGCCTCTGTGGCTGACGATACCCGGCGGGTGCTGAGCAAAGCCCTGGaggcagaagggaaaaaaagcatctagaatTCAGGTGTCGCACGGGAGGGGCCTGTCTAGTGGACACGGCCTTGGACTCCACGCAGGGAAGATTCGTGTTTCTCCCTGCAGGGGTCCCATGTTCCAGCCCCATAAGCCATCCAGGGGCATTGTTGCAAACCTGCCAAAGTGCCCTAAGGAAGGAGACCTGGTGGTGACGACTCAGCGCTTCTGCGGTTCCACCCCACAAAGCAGCTTTCCCTTTGACATTCATACAAGAGAAATAAAATTGTATTGAACCCGCTTCTGTCTACCTGGGTCCCTCTGGGCTCCTCCAGCGCTTCAGTGTCTGAGCATGTTACCCACAGTAATGGACCAGGTCCCTCCACAGGGGCAAATCAGCTGTAATAGCTCCACTGGGGTcactggggcagatcccagctggggcaatGGGCCATGgctcccctgaagtcaatggagcagatcccagctggggtcattgggctgtagctccactggagtcaatggtcACTGGAGGTGAGAAGTCAAAGGCCTTctccttgtgcaaaagctttttcCTATAAGCCCAGATGTGAATTTGAACTGAtcgagtgtggatgctctcatgCTGGCAGCCAAACAGCTTTTTCAGTTCAGTGTCTGTCACCCAGGAGGAGTTTAAACTAATACTaactaattctctctctctctctctctctctctctctctctctctctcactgggtgtatctacactgcagagtttttccgggatacaggaactatcctggaaaaactctgctgcatccagggaatgtttcttctcttccaaaaaaattttcagaaaaccAGACAcactttttcagcatccctgtcaacctcgttttacgaggcaggagggatgttctgaaaaagagtttttttctgacatttggcccagtgtagacaggccatatgttggaaaagcctctttcaaaaaaagaaacagaaaaagctacgcaaattgctctGGAAAAGcagtgtaatgtagacatagcctctgggacTATGCCTCCAGATTTTAGAGTCTAAAGGGGTGGCGGTGGAGAGAAGATCAGAGCCTCAGAATCTCTGTTGCTTGAgccacttggtgctggccacatTCAAGGCCTGGAAATCACCAGCTTTAGGTGGGAGATTTTTTCCCTGCCCAGATCTTTGCCCCTTAAAATCACTGGGAGAGCTGGGGTTTCTGTTGCAAAagttcccttttcccctctcaccaCTGGGGCAGCCCCATGACAGCCCCGCCCATTCGGTCATCCCCATTGTCAGGTGTGACCGTTAGTTACCCCTGCTGTTTCTTGCAGATGgctcagctggagccagcagTGGGCCGGTTCTAACCAGTGATGAGCTGGCTCAAGGCCTCCTTAGCTGCATAAACAAAGTTGTGAGATAATTAAGTCCAAggactgttgcataaaaaagcttccacctgagcttacttgacttatatacatggattttctgaaactacaccaaactgtaaggtctaaggttttaaactgcaacttattgtgatcTCTGTCAAACTTTATCATGTGCcgtaagtgtccgtctgctttgtacattggacaaacatctcagacactccgccaaaggatcaatgcccacaaaacagatattagacaggatcacaaagaaaaaacagtttcttgccatttcagccagaaaggacactgtctcaacgacttaattacctgcatccttcttcagaagcctttcaaatctgcacttgaaagggaatcctctgaactgtcattcatactaaaattcgacactctatgcgtgagtctcaacaaagactctgggtatcttacccattacaaagatcgcttccctaattatcacctctaataccattagctcacagacatctaccctgctcccctgcatccccgttctgttctgaaatgtgatttgtccttttcatatgtgttcatttttttaattgtatcctttggtatatatggttgtgactattttgttccactatttgatctgaggaagtggatctggcccacgaaagctcatcaccaataaaccatcttgttagtctttaaagtgctacatagtcctgcattttgtttcagctacaccagactaacacggctacatttctatcactttataatctgtgtaactctcagtgtacttggcgcggttcacccccatccctgacacctgccccttttgcggcatGAGGGAAAACTTGGCGCATGCCTATCTTGAATGCGCCatgttgcagcccctattccggcttctctagaacctcttattgaggttctggttgcacttttccccccatctGTTCATCTACTCACACCCtatctgtggccccacaaagtcgcgggacctcctcatcaacctcctcctggcactGGCTAAAGCTGCTCTATATAACacgaggaggaggatgctggacaagGGGGTTCCCTGCGACTGCGGGGCCTATTTCTGTTCCTCCCTTGTGTcatgtatccgggcagagttcctctgggcagtgtccGCTGGCTCCCTTGTCAGCTTCGAGGACCAGTGTGCGCTGcccagggttctctgctcggtgtccccatccggttccctagtTATAAACCTTTAGCCTGCACTTCTTGCCCtgtttgtcattatttgtccccagtaattagttggacatgggtccagtcgTCCCTCCTGCAGGACGGACTTTCCCATGTTTCAAATAGAACCCATTACAGTGCATGATTTCCCTCTATAATTAAAATCCCACACCACCTTTTGCAAGctcaagggcttttttttttttaactctagtAATCTTAGTTAATCAACTCAGATGGTCAAATACTAATTTAGGACATTGGATTCTGCATGCCTATTATAAATGCTTCCTGCAGTtttgaatgaaaaataaaactctcagaaacttactgtgaGCTGCAACTTTGtgatctttgtaactctcagccccGTGCTTGGAACTTTCCCTGAGCTGCAGTCTCCCccagtgaatggagagagagcaTGAGTatgagagtgtgtttgaagaaggctgggcatgctccctgctgacagtctgggcatgctccctgctggataaagggaagtctgggcctGCCCTCTGCTGATGaggaatgagtcacaggagccattggacactatataaagagaaggagcacatgtgagactctcttccttcccctgctccggagaagctcctctccagtgtctctcctcctgaccagcttccacAGCCATGAAGA includes:
- the LOC102446549 gene encoding interferon-inducible GTPase 5-like — its product is MALARFQAAVSQGSLTDAISDVQQRTPESFNSHTLHIAITGEPGSGKSSLINALRGLRAGDEGAAETGMLETVTETMAYRDPVLPGVTLWDLPGAGTSHFPLNTYCEQLSLGRFDFFLLVGSQRFRAAHAQLAREIQGMGKRFYFVRSKADMDLEASRRQRPSSYSEERILQEIREDCRRGLAAEGVGHPQVFVVSSWEPDSYDFPLLRQTLQKDLPGLKRLAFLLSLPAVASPIIIRNKAALEGEIWKPALLSCLLAAIPLPGLAFLGTFFIFWKHLLRYYSRFGVDNRSLSALARQVGKPVEELKAVMSTLGPTPMMALRLLVDTVGFTVMVQECSWKRLPIFGAMVSGGAALLATYFMLWKGLASVADDTRRVLSKALEAEGKKSI